In Streptococcus oralis, a single window of DNA contains:
- a CDS encoding nucleotidyltransferase family protein, with amino-acid sequence MNTVKNEQEVLDSVRENPDMMAILTIIRNLGLKDSWLTAGSVRNFIWNLLSDKSPFDRETDVDVIFFDPDVSYEETVSLENKLREDFPQYQWELKNQVYMHLHSSHTAPYTSSRDAMSKYPERCTAVGLCLNEDSTLELFAPYGLEDILKFQVSPTPHFLDNEDRMKLYQERLSKKNWQEKWKNLTFSKNLRKI; translated from the coding sequence ATGAATACAGTGAAAAATGAGCAAGAAGTCCTAGATAGTGTTAGAGAAAATCCTGATATGATGGCTATTCTGACCATCATCCGTAACCTTGGTCTGAAAGATTCTTGGTTGACTGCAGGTTCTGTCAGGAATTTTATCTGGAATCTCTTGTCAGACAAATCGCCTTTTGACCGTGAAACGGATGTGGACGTCATTTTCTTTGATCCAGATGTTTCTTATGAGGAAACAGTATCCCTAGAGAACAAGCTGAGAGAGGACTTCCCCCAGTATCAGTGGGAGTTGAAAAATCAGGTCTACATGCATCTGCACAGTTCTCACACTGCACCCTATACCAGTTCCCGTGATGCTATGAGTAAGTATCCCGAGCGCTGCACGGCGGTAGGTCTTTGCTTGAATGAAGATTCCACTTTAGAACTCTTTGCCCCCTATGGTTTAGAGGATATTTTAAAGTTTCAAGTTTCCCCGACTCCTCATTTTTTAGATAATGAAGACCGAATGAAACTCTATCAAGAGCGATTGTCCAAGAAAAATTGGCAAGAAAAATGGAAAAATCTCACTTTCTCAAAAAACTTAAGAAAAATTTAA
- a CDS encoding isoprenyl transferase has translation MFGFFKKDKAVEVEVPTQVPAHIGIIMDGNGRWAKKRMQPRVFGHKAGMEALQKVTKAANKMGVKVITVYAFSTENWTRPDQEVKFIMNLPVEFYDNYVPELHANNVKIQMIGETDRLPKPTFEALKKAEELTKNNTGLILNFALNYGGRAEITQALKGLAQDVLDAKINPGDITEDMIGDYLFTQHLPKDLRDPDLIIRTSGELRLSNFLPWQAAYSELYFTDTLWPDFDEAALQEAIAAFNHRNRRFGGV, from the coding sequence ATGTTTGGATTTTTTAAGAAAGATAAAGCTGTAGAAGTCGAGGTTCCAACACAGGTTCCTGCTCATATTGGCATCATCATGGATGGGAATGGCCGCTGGGCTAAAAAACGGATGCAACCACGGGTTTTTGGTCATAAGGCGGGGATGGAAGCCCTCCAAAAAGTGACCAAGGCAGCTAACAAGATGGGAGTTAAGGTCATCACGGTTTATGCCTTTTCAACGGAAAATTGGACACGCCCAGATCAAGAAGTCAAGTTTATCATGAACTTGCCAGTCGAATTTTATGATAACTACGTCCCTGAATTGCATGCAAATAACGTTAAGATTCAGATGATTGGGGAGACAGACCGTTTGCCTAAGCCGACTTTTGAAGCTTTGAAAAAAGCAGAGGAATTGACCAAGAACAATACGGGCTTGATTCTCAATTTTGCGCTTAACTATGGTGGCCGTGCTGAAATTACGCAGGCTCTTAAGGGCTTGGCTCAAGATGTTCTAGATGCTAAAATCAACCCTGGTGACATCACAGAAGATATGATTGGAGACTATCTTTTCACGCAACACCTGCCAAAGGATTTGCGAGATCCGGACTTGATTATCCGCACGAGTGGTGAGTTGCGTTTGAGTAATTTCTTGCCATGGCAAGCAGCATATAGCGAGCTTTATTTTACGGATACCTTGTGGCCTGATTTTGATGAAGCCGCCTTGCAGGAAGCTATTGCTGCTTTTAACCATCGCAATCGCCGTTTTGGAGGAGTTTAG